The following are encoded in a window of Burkholderiales bacterium genomic DNA:
- a CDS encoding 2-oxoacid:ferredoxin oxidoreductase subunit beta: MTYIAKPKLHHPELPKNKLGYTRRDYEGAISTLCAGCGHDSISAAIIQACFELDLAPHRIAKISGIGCSSKTPTYFLGSSHGFNSVHGRMPSVLTGANLANRELIYMGVSGDGDSASIGLGQFAHILRRGVNMVYIVENNGVYGLTKGQFSATADPGSKDKRGNANLDDAIDMVALALQMGATYVARGFSGDKDQLVPLIKGAILHRGAAFLDVISPCVAFNNHDGSTKSYDYVREHNDAVNRLDVIPPRAPIQAAYEPGTVETITQHDGSVLKLRKLEAHYDPHDRIHAMHYLEQRKAAGEIVTGLLYIDREPEDLHARLRTVDAPFNQLNEADLCPGAAALEAFNAGLR; encoded by the coding sequence ATGACGTACATAGCCAAACCGAAGCTGCACCACCCCGAGCTGCCCAAGAACAAGCTCGGCTACACGCGCCGCGATTACGAGGGGGCGATCTCGACGCTGTGCGCGGGCTGCGGCCACGACTCGATCAGCGCGGCGATCATCCAGGCCTGCTTCGAGCTGGACCTCGCGCCGCACCGGATCGCGAAGATCTCCGGCATCGGCTGTTCGTCGAAGACGCCGACCTATTTTCTCGGCAGCTCGCACGGCTTCAACTCGGTTCATGGCCGCATGCCTTCGGTGCTCACCGGCGCCAATCTGGCCAATCGCGAGCTGATCTACATGGGTGTGTCGGGCGACGGCGACTCCGCCTCGATCGGGCTCGGGCAGTTCGCTCACATCCTGCGCCGCGGTGTCAACATGGTCTACATCGTCGAGAACAACGGCGTGTACGGCCTGACCAAGGGCCAGTTTTCCGCCACCGCCGATCCGGGGTCGAAGGACAAGCGCGGCAACGCGAACCTCGACGACGCGATCGACATGGTGGCGCTGGCGCTGCAGATGGGCGCGACCTACGTGGCCCGCGGCTTCTCGGGGGACAAGGACCAGCTCGTGCCCCTGATCAAGGGGGCGATCCTGCACCGCGGCGCGGCCTTTCTCGACGTGATTTCTCCGTGCGTGGCGTTCAACAACCACGACGGCTCCACCAAGAGCTATGACTATGTGCGTGAGCACAACGACGCGGTGAACCGGCTCGACGTCATCCCGCCCCGCGCGCCGATCCAGGCCGCGTACGAACCGGGAACCGTCGAGACGATCACTCAGCACGATGGTTCGGTGCTCAAGCTGCGCAAGCTGGAGGCTCATTACGATCCGCACGACCGCATCCACGCCATGCATTACCTCGAGCAACGCAAGGCGGCCGGGGAAATCGTGACCGGACTGCTCTACATCGATCGCGAGCCCGAAGACCTGCACGCCCGGCTGCGCACCGTGGATGCGCCTTTCAACCAGCTCAACGAAGCCGATCTGTGCCCGGGCGCCGCGGCGCTGGAAGCCTTCAATGCCGGGCTTCGCTGA
- a CDS encoding PQQ-binding-like beta-propeller repeat protein, giving the protein MVCVPGLLGVLCAVSLSFAWGAQVTDERLLAAAKEAANWLHNGRDYTNQRFSPLSRITTGNVRKLVPKWIYQSGVSSTFQATPIVVDGVMYLSLPFNHVVALDARSGRQLWRYEHKRRSQKMCCGPANRGVAVAYGKVFIGTVDARLIALNAATGAIEWDIALVEELGGPEEKLEQLAKDDPLRAQRVTGTTGVGANMAPVVYKGKVIIGITGVGYGLHLDSDRPGAPVGAVVGIAGQSQRAGFYAAFDAASGRKVWQFDSTTENWEGEFRTTTPEGEALERDIAREKASAAQYKDAWKRGGGSAWTTPAIDPQLGLLYAGIGNPSPQMDDLTRPGDNLYTVSLVALDVETGRLKWYFQIVPHDMWGYDVASSPVLFEAAVGGRKVPAVGHASKTGWFYVLDRRTGQFLYKSQPFVPQANLFKRPTVEGIEISPGAAGGANWSPVSFDPRSGLAYVAALHMPMRYTVREIPATADKPAVRYTAVEPVNGPQWGMLSAIDTLDHGRIRWQWRSAQPLIGGVLATAGDLLFVGEGNGTFNAFDSRTGDLLWQFNCGAGVNAPPVTYLVDGRQYIAVAAGGSQLFGYRQGEALVVFGLAD; this is encoded by the coding sequence ATGGTTTGCGTGCCTGGGTTGCTGGGCGTGCTCTGCGCCGTGAGCCTGTCTTTCGCGTGGGGCGCGCAGGTGACCGACGAGCGACTGCTCGCAGCGGCGAAGGAAGCCGCGAACTGGCTGCACAACGGGCGCGACTACACCAATCAGCGTTTCTCGCCGCTGTCCCGCATCACTACCGGCAACGTCAGGAAGCTGGTTCCGAAATGGATCTACCAGAGCGGGGTATCTTCGACGTTCCAGGCCACACCGATCGTCGTGGACGGGGTCATGTACCTGTCGCTGCCGTTCAACCACGTGGTGGCGCTGGACGCGCGCAGCGGCAGGCAGTTGTGGCGCTACGAGCACAAGCGGCGCTCGCAGAAGATGTGCTGCGGCCCGGCCAATCGCGGGGTCGCGGTCGCCTACGGCAAGGTCTTCATCGGCACCGTGGACGCGCGGCTGATTGCGCTGAACGCCGCGACCGGCGCGATCGAATGGGACATCGCACTGGTGGAGGAACTGGGCGGGCCGGAAGAGAAGCTCGAGCAGCTTGCAAAGGACGATCCGCTGCGCGCCCAACGCGTGACCGGCACGACCGGGGTGGGCGCCAACATGGCGCCGGTGGTCTACAAGGGAAAGGTCATCATCGGCATCACCGGCGTGGGCTACGGATTGCATCTGGATTCCGACCGTCCGGGCGCGCCGGTCGGTGCGGTCGTGGGCATCGCCGGACAGAGTCAGCGCGCCGGGTTCTACGCCGCGTTCGACGCGGCGAGCGGGAGGAAGGTCTGGCAGTTCGATTCCACCACCGAAAACTGGGAGGGTGAGTTCCGCACCACCACGCCGGAAGGCGAAGCGCTGGAGCGCGACATCGCGCGCGAGAAGGCCAGCGCGGCGCAATACAAGGACGCGTGGAAGCGCGGCGGAGGCTCGGCTTGGACCACTCCGGCGATCGACCCGCAACTCGGGCTGCTCTATGCCGGCATCGGCAATCCGTCACCGCAGATGGACGACCTTACGCGTCCGGGCGACAACCTGTACACCGTGTCGCTGGTGGCGCTCGACGTGGAAACCGGCAGGCTCAAGTGGTATTTCCAGATCGTGCCGCACGACATGTGGGGCTACGACGTCGCCAGTTCTCCGGTGCTGTTCGAGGCCGCCGTGGGCGGCAGGAAAGTCCCCGCGGTGGGGCACGCGTCGAAGACCGGCTGGTTCTATGTCCTTGACCGCCGCACCGGCCAGTTCCTGTACAAGTCGCAGCCCTTCGTCCCGCAAGCCAATCTCTTCAAGCGGCCAACGGTGGAAGGCATCGAGATTTCGCCGGGCGCCGCGGGCGGCGCCAACTGGTCACCGGTGTCGTTCGACCCGCGCTCGGGGCTCGCATACGTGGCTGCGCTGCACATGCCGATGCGCTACACGGTGCGCGAGATTCCAGCCACGGCAGACAAGCCCGCCGTGCGCTACACCGCAGTAGAACCGGTCAACGGGCCGCAGTGGGGCATGCTGAGCGCGATCGACACGCTCGATCATGGCAGGATCCGCTGGCAGTGGCGCAGTGCCCAGCCGCTGATCGGCGGTGTGCTGGCCACGGCAGGCGATCTGCTGTTCGTCGGGGAGGGCAACGGCACCTTCAACGCCTTCGATTCCCGCACCGGCGATCTGCTCTGGCAGTTCAACTGCGGTGCCGGCGTGAACGCCCCGCCGGTCACGTATCTGGTGGACGGCAGGCAGTACATCGCGGTCGCAGCGGGCGGGAGCCAGCTGTTTGGCTACCGGCAAGGCGAGGCGCTGGTCGTGTTCGGTCTGGCGGACTGA